One Nitrospira sp. DNA window includes the following coding sequences:
- a CDS encoding Outer membrane protein H precursor gives MLCGKGNAGMGVWVFQTGSRETGLAWLGPALLITALLVGGCRSDNSTVPTSTRIGVVDPQRVLNETNAGKRAKELLASFTKNRQALIELEEKELRRMEEDFMKQGSVLSANAKREREEQFRRRMTEYQQKVTDLNREVQDKQKTVLDGFRDKIEALSGKVAKQMGLQAIFDRGRGGPTLYFDEAVDVSPQLIEEFNKTYP, from the coding sequence GTGCTGTGCGGGAAAGGAAACGCCGGAATGGGGGTATGGGTGTTCCAGACAGGATCGAGAGAAACAGGCCTGGCCTGGTTGGGCCCGGCGCTTCTGATCACGGCGCTGTTGGTCGGCGGGTGCCGGTCCGACAACTCGACGGTGCCGACCTCCACGCGCATCGGCGTGGTGGATCCTCAGCGGGTCTTGAACGAGACCAACGCCGGGAAACGAGCCAAGGAGTTGTTGGCGTCCTTTACGAAGAATCGGCAGGCGCTCATCGAGCTGGAAGAAAAAGAGCTGCGCCGGATGGAGGAAGACTTCATGAAGCAGGGCAGCGTGTTGAGCGCGAACGCCAAGCGCGAACGGGAAGAACAATTCCGCCGCCGCATGACCGAGTATCAGCAGAAGGTCACCGACCTGAATCGTGAAGTGCAGGACAAGCAGAAAACTGTGTTGGACGGGTTCCGCGACAAGATCGAAGCGTTGTCCGGCAAGGTGGCCAAACAAATGGGCCTGCAGGCGATTTTCGATCGTGGCCGCGGGGGGCCGACGCTCTATTTCGACGAAGCGGTGGATGTCTCCCCGCAGTTGATCGAAGAGTTCAACAAAACCTATCCATGA